AAAAACTGGTGGATACAGACGAAGGCTCCCACCGCCTCGGCGAAGTTGCGCTCGTCCCCGCCTCTTCTCCCATCGGCAGGCGCGGACATCTCTTCTACAACACACTGTTTGACGAGAACGCCTCCTGCCATATCGCGATCGGACGCGCCTACCGCTTCACCCTCGCCGGTGGAACCGAGTTGAACGACGAAGAATTCATCGCCGCCGGAGGCAACGTCAGCCTTAACCATGTGGACTTCATGATCGGCTCGCCGCAAATGGACATCGACGGCATCACAAAAGACGGCGCCCGCGAACCGGTGATGCGCAAGGGTGAATGGGCAATCAAGGTCTAGCCGGAGAATAATCCGAAAGTGCCGGTTTGGAAGGCGGACGATGAATGATCGTCCGCTTTTTTGCGCCGAAGACAAAGTCATGTCATAATTGAAGCACATCAGACCAAGGAGATTTCGCATGGCACGCAAACCCGATCTCAATCCAGACGAGCTGCTTCAGGGGGAATATAAATACATCGCCCAGACCGCCTTCCAGGCTAATGAAGACCGCTCACGAGTCACCTCGTTCTACTTTGTTTCAGTCGGCTCCTTCGTTGCCGCCATCATCGGCACACAATTGGAGGCGCAATCGCGGATCGTGTCTTTTGCATTCTTTGCGCTATTCCTCGTATTGACCTTCATGGGCGCCTTGACCATTGCCCAACTTGCCCGCCTGCGCGCCGCCTGGCACGAATCGGTGGAGGCGATGAACCAGATCAAGGATTTCTACATCAAGCACCATCCGGAGGTCGAGGATGCGTTCAAGTGGCGCTTGCGCAGCATCCCTCCGACGAACAAACCTTACAGCATCGCAAATCTGATAGCGGTCGAAGTCGCCCTGTTAAGTTCGCTCACGACAGGCGCAGGCGCATATTTTTTACTATCCTTCCTCGGAGAGGTGACCTGGGCAGGCTGGTTGATCGTGTTCGTGAGCATCGTGGGCGGCTACATCGCCCAATGGGTATGGTATCTGCACCTGCTCGTCGACACCCAATAGGAAACATCATGGCCAGAGAATATATCGGTCAAAACCCCACCGCTTTCCAACGCAGGCCACACCTGACAAAAGACGATGCATGGATTCGGGAGTTCCTAAAAACAGCGAAAGTCGGTCACATCGCCACTTCAGTGGATGGACAGCCATTCATCAATCCAACCACTTTCTGGTTCGATGAAGAAAATCACCAGATCGCCTTTCACTCCAATATCTCGGGGAGAATCCGCTCGAACATCGAGTACAACCCAAAAGTCACGCTCGAGGCGAGCGAGTTGGGGAAAATGCTCCCCTCGAACGTCGCGCTGGAATTCTCGCTCCAATTTCGAAGCGTGGTCGTTTTTGGCACCGCGCGAGTCGTAACCGAACCTGCAGAAGCGCGTAGATTGTTGTATGGATTGATCGGCAAATACTTCCCCACCCTACAAGCCGGGGAGGAGTATCGCGAGATCACAGAAAAGGAACTCCGCGCCACATCCGTATATGCCATCAAGATCGGGGAATGGAGCGGCAAGGAGAATTGGGCGGATGTCGCCGACCAGAGCGACGAATGGAAACCGCTTGACGCGAAGTGGTTCGAGTACTATCGGAACAATACCTGAAAGGAAATCACATGAACGAAAAAACTCACACTGAAGAATTCCGCGTGGATGGCGAAAGGATCGTCGCCAAGATCAAGGAATTGCTTCACGAAGGCAACATCCGCAGGATCATCATCAAGGATAAGGACGGCAAGACCGTCGTCGAAATCCCCGTTACCATCGGCGTGATGGGAGCCTTGATCGCGCCGCAATTGGCTGCGCTGGGAGCCATCGCTGCGCTATTGACCGAAGCGACCGTGGTTGTCGAAAAAACGGAATAACATGAAATCCTATCGCAAAGAACTCTGGCTTAACGTCCCCTCCCGCCGGGAATTCGTCAACATCACCCGCGATGTGGAACAGGCATTGCAGGAAAGCGGGATCAGGGAAGGGTTGTGTCTGGTCAATTCGATGCATATCACATCGTCCGTCTTTATCAACGACGACGAGAGCGGGCTGCATCACGATTACGAGAAATGGCTGGAGAAACTCGCCCCGCACGAGCCGGTCAACGGATACCGGCACAACGACACCGGCGAAGACAACGCCGACGCTCATATGAAGCGCCAGGTGATGGGGCGCGAGGTGGTGGTGGCTGTTACGAATGGTCAGCTTGATTTTGGAACATGGGAGCAGATCTTTTACGGCGAATTCGACGGCAGGCGACGAAAACGAGTTTTGATAAAAATCATCGGAGAATAACTCATGGAAAAAAGGCGGTTCGGACGCACAGGACATGAAAGCACGGTTGCCATCTTTGGCGCCGCGGCATTTTGGGAAATCGAACAAAAAGAAGCTGACCGTGTGATGGAAATGGTCATCAATGCGGGCATCAATCATATTGACATTGCCCCATCCTACGGACAAGCCGAACTGCGCGTCGGTCCGTGGATGAAGACCGAGCGTGGGCGTTTCTTTCTCGGTTGCAAGACCATGGAACGCACAAAAGAAGGCGCATGGCGCGAAATTCATGAATCGCTTGAGCGCCTGCATACCGATTCATTCGACTTGTATCAATGTCATGCCGTCACCAGCTTCGACGAACTGGATTCCCTTTTCGCCAAAGGCGGAGCCTTGGAAGCGTTGACGGCAGCACGCGACCAAGGTCTGACAAACTACATTGGCATCACCGGGCATGGAGTGGATGCTCCCAAGATCTATCTTGAGGCGCTGCGCCGCTTCGATTTTGACTCAGTGCTCTTCCCGCTAAATTTCGTCCAAATGGCTATGCCAGAATATCGCAGCGCCGCTGAAGAATTGATCTCCGTTTGCAAAGCAAAAGATATTGGCACCATGATCATCAAATCGATCACCAAAGGTCCGTGGGGCGAAAAACCCAAAACCGCCACTACTTGGTATAAGCCGTTCGATAAAATGGATGAGATCCAACGCGGAGTTAATTTTGTGCTTTCCCACGATGTCACTGGAGTTTGCACAGCCGGTGACGTTCGAATTCTTCCCATGGTCATTCAGGCTTGTGAAAACTTTACTCCGCTCAATAAACAGGAAGAGGAAAATCTAATTAAAAGTGGCGCACAATT
This portion of the Anaerolineales bacterium genome encodes:
- a CDS encoding pyridoxamine 5'-phosphate oxidase family protein, translating into MAREYIGQNPTAFQRRPHLTKDDAWIREFLKTAKVGHIATSVDGQPFINPTTFWFDEENHQIAFHSNISGRIRSNIEYNPKVTLEASELGKMLPSNVALEFSLQFRSVVVFGTARVVTEPAEARRLLYGLIGKYFPTLQAGEEYREITEKELRATSVYAIKIGEWSGKENWADVADQSDEWKPLDAKWFEYYRNNT
- a CDS encoding DUF4342 domain-containing protein, whose protein sequence is MNEKTHTEEFRVDGERIVAKIKELLHEGNIRRIIIKDKDGKTVVEIPVTIGVMGALIAPQLAALGAIAALLTEATVVVEKTE
- a CDS encoding YjbQ family protein, which translates into the protein MKSYRKELWLNVPSRREFVNITRDVEQALQESGIREGLCLVNSMHITSSVFINDDESGLHHDYEKWLEKLAPHEPVNGYRHNDTGEDNADAHMKRQVMGREVVVAVTNGQLDFGTWEQIFYGEFDGRRRKRVLIKIIGE
- a CDS encoding aldo/keto reductase, with product MEKRRFGRTGHESTVAIFGAAAFWEIEQKEADRVMEMVINAGINHIDIAPSYGQAELRVGPWMKTERGRFFLGCKTMERTKEGAWREIHESLERLHTDSFDLYQCHAVTSFDELDSLFAKGGALEALTAARDQGLTNYIGITGHGVDAPKIYLEALRRFDFDSVLFPLNFVQMAMPEYRSAAEELISVCKAKDIGTMIIKSITKGPWGEKPKTATTWYKPFDKMDEIQRGVNFVLSHDVTGVCTAGDVRILPMVIQACENFTPLNKQEEENLIKSGAQFEALFK